Part of the Imperialibacter roseus genome, TACTACCTGAAGTAGCTTTTCGACGTCAAGGTCGTTGAACGCTTCTGATTCATTCACATCCGAACCTAAACCTGCACCGCTTGTGTTGCTGCTTTCTGTCAATTGCTCACTTTAGTTAAGATTGATGCTTTTTACTACCAAAGCCAAAGTTATTACCCCAGTGATCAGACTTAAAATTGGGGATACGTCTCTGAGAGACTCTATCCACACCCGCCTCCACGGGTCAATATAGACGATGTCGCCTGGCTCCAGCCTCACAATAGATGATCGCATTCCACTAACGGTTGACAAATCGATCATGTATACCTCTGGGTTGTTCAGGTTCCCCCTAATTAGCCGTACAGTCTGACTTTTAGCCCCCTGATTAATTCCTCCCGACAAAGCAATCACCTCAATGAGTGAAGTATTTTCATTGACCAGCGGAATCACCTGTCCGCCGTTGGCGCCAAGCACAATCACCCTCCTGTTTTCGTAACGCAATACAACATAAGGGTCTATATAGTGCTCACTATAAAGTGCCTGAAGTTTTTGTTCTGCTTCGTATATAGTCATGCCGAGGATATCGACATCTCCAACCATGGGTAGTTTCACCAGACCATCCTGCCTGACCAAATAAACGAACTGACGGGTATTTTGCATGTTCTGATTCGTCATGCCCTGGCGAAGCTCAAAATTTGGATCAACAATTCTTTCGCCTCCGTTGGTGAACACATCTAACCTCAGATAGTCGTCTTTCTTTATCTGATAATTCTTCTCTGCCAAAGAAACTGCCTGCTTGAGGTCTGATTCGGTGAACTCCTCGTCCATCTTGAACATGATATCCTGCTTGTAGAGCTTGCAGGAACTCAATATAAGTAATGCAAAAAAAACAACTGTTCTTCCACAGTTCTTCATACCATGCTTCGATAAAGTAGAAAAGTTAACCCTGGAGGTCAATTAATGCGGAAAAGTAAAGATTCTCAACCAAATACTTCTTTTAATTGATGAGTTTTTGGTGTCTCAGCGGAAGTATAGGA contains:
- a CDS encoding polysaccharide biosynthesis/export family protein, whose translation is MFKMDEEFTESDLKQAVSLAEKNYQIKKDDYLRLDVFTNGGERIVDPNFELRQGMTNQNMQNTRQFVYLVRQDGLVKLPMVGDVDILGMTIYEAEQKLQALYSEHYIDPYVVLRYENRRVIVLGANGGQVIPLVNENTSLIEVIALSGGINQGAKSQTVRLIRGNLNNPEVYMIDLSTVSGMRSSIVRLEPGDIVYIDPWRRVWIESLRDVSPILSLITGVITLALVVKSINLN